From Acinetobacter sp. ASP199, the proteins below share one genomic window:
- the dapC gene encoding succinyldiaminopimelate transaminase, translating into MNSSLSLLHPYPFEKLNKLFADIKPANMPLIPLSIGEPKHPAPEFVKQAIIDNFQHLSTYPNSKGLPELRTSIANWLTRRFKLNSISADSNVLPVSGTREAIFSFVQALINREDAPYVVMPNPFYQIYEGATLLSGAKPYFINCTEENNYLGDFDAVPAEVWEKTALLFVCTPGNPTGAVLSKEQFKKLIALSDQYDFVIASDECYSELWFDEAPVGLLEVCAEIGRDDYKNCVVFHSLSKRSNLPGMRSGFVAGDADLLKPYLQYRTYHGAAMPVQHQLASIAAWDDEAHVEENRVQYRAKFNLFQKELGHLLPLKKPDAGFYYWLKVDNDEEFAKRLMEQAHIKVLPGRYLSRDTEQGNPGENHVRLALVADLAQCEQVIARLKAIL; encoded by the coding sequence ATGAACTCTAGCTTGTCTTTATTGCATCCTTATCCATTTGAAAAGTTGAATAAACTTTTTGCGGATATCAAGCCTGCGAATATGCCACTCATTCCCCTATCGATTGGTGAACCAAAGCATCCGGCTCCTGAGTTCGTGAAACAGGCGATTATTGATAATTTTCAGCACCTGTCGACTTATCCAAACTCTAAAGGCCTGCCTGAGTTGCGTACCAGTATTGCCAACTGGCTGACTCGCCGTTTTAAACTAAATAGCATCAGCGCAGATAGCAATGTATTACCTGTTTCTGGTACACGTGAAGCCATCTTCTCTTTTGTACAGGCACTGATTAATCGTGAAGATGCACCTTATGTGGTGATGCCAAATCCTTTCTATCAGATTTATGAAGGTGCAACGCTACTTTCAGGTGCAAAACCGTACTTCATTAACTGTACTGAAGAAAATAATTACCTTGGTGATTTTGATGCAGTCCCTGCAGAAGTCTGGGAAAAAACTGCATTACTGTTTGTCTGCACACCGGGTAACCCGACAGGTGCAGTCCTGTCTAAAGAACAGTTCAAAAAACTGATTGCGCTTTCTGATCAATATGACTTCGTCATTGCTTCAGATGAATGTTACTCAGAATTATGGTTTGATGAAGCACCAGTCGGCTTACTGGAAGTCTGTGCAGAAATCGGACGTGATGACTACAAAAACTGCGTAGTATTCCATTCGCTATCTAAACGCTCGAATCTGCCAGGTATGCGTTCAGGCTTTGTTGCGGGTGATGCGGATTTGCTTAAACCTTATCTGCAATATCGTACTTACCACGGTGCAGCGATGCCGGTTCAACATCAGCTCGCTTCAATCGCAGCCTGGGATGATGAAGCGCATGTTGAAGAAAACCGTGTACAGTACCGCGCCAAGTTTAACCTGTTCCAGAAAGAGCTTGGTCACCTGCTGCCACTAAAAAAACCGGATGCAGGCTTTTACTACTGGTTGAAAGTGGACAATGACGAAGAATTTGCCAAACGTTTAATGGAACAGGCGCATATCAAGGTACTTCCTGGTCGCTACCTGTCTCGTGATACTGAACAAGGCAACCCGGGTGAAAACCATGTCCGTCTGGCGCTGGTTGCAGATCTGGCGCAATGCGAACAGGTCATTGCGCGCTTAAAAGCCATTCTTTAA
- the purT gene encoding formate-dependent phosphoribosylglycinamide formyltransferase, giving the protein MIYMSVTIGTPLQASAFKVLLLGSGELGKEVVISLQRLGVEVHAADRYDHAPAMQVAHQSHTLNMADPEELKQLINQVKPNLIVPEIEAIATQVLVEIEEQNIATVIPSAKAVNLTMNREGIRRLAAEELGLPTSAYRFADTLESFRAACDDIGYPNFVKPVMSSSGKGQSRVKNFDEVDAAWEYAQTGGRVNQGTVIVESQIDFDFEITLLTVRAKNPKTGEIETSYCDPIGHRQDSGDYVESWQPQPMTPAALEEAKRIANKVTVALGGCGIFGVELFVKGDKVWFSEVSPRPHDTGLVTLASQFQSEFELHARAILGLPVNTTRHSIAASAVIYAGVDDQNLSYSGLDLALTDGNTDLRLFGKPEGFKRRRMGVATARAETTDQARELAQQVAQQVSVNQN; this is encoded by the coding sequence ATGATTTACATGAGCGTGACGATTGGTACCCCACTACAGGCTTCTGCCTTCAAGGTCTTATTACTGGGTTCAGGCGAACTGGGCAAGGAAGTGGTGATTTCCCTGCAACGGTTGGGTGTTGAGGTTCACGCTGCTGACCGCTATGACCATGCACCTGCCATGCAAGTTGCACATCAGTCGCATACCCTGAATATGGCTGACCCTGAAGAACTCAAACAGCTGATTAATCAGGTTAAACCCAATCTGATTGTGCCGGAAATCGAAGCGATTGCCACTCAGGTGCTGGTTGAAATTGAAGAACAGAATATTGCCACTGTGATTCCTTCAGCTAAAGCGGTAAATCTGACCATGAATCGTGAAGGTATCCGTCGTCTGGCAGCAGAAGAACTGGGCCTGCCAACCTCTGCTTACCGTTTTGCTGATACTTTAGAATCTTTCCGCGCCGCTTGTGATGATATTGGTTATCCAAACTTTGTGAAGCCTGTGATGTCCTCTTCAGGCAAAGGGCAATCTCGCGTAAAAAACTTCGATGAAGTTGATGCTGCCTGGGAATATGCGCAAACGGGTGGTCGTGTAAATCAAGGCACCGTTATTGTTGAGTCACAGATTGATTTTGATTTTGAAATCACCCTGCTGACCGTTCGTGCCAAAAATCCGAAAACAGGTGAAATCGAAACTTCTTATTGCGACCCGATTGGTCATCGTCAGGACTCTGGTGATTATGTCGAGAGCTGGCAGCCACAGCCAATGACACCTGCTGCATTGGAAGAAGCCAAGCGAATTGCCAATAAAGTAACCGTTGCGCTCGGTGGTTGCGGTATTTTTGGGGTAGAACTCTTTGTCAAAGGCGACAAAGTATGGTTTAGTGAAGTATCACCACGTCCACACGACACTGGTTTAGTGACTTTAGCTTCCCAGTTCCAAAGTGAATTTGAGCTGCATGCGCGTGCGATCCTGGGGCTTCCGGTGAATACAACCCGTCATAGTATTGCTGCCAGTGCTGTGATTTATGCCGGTGTAGATGATCAGAATCTCTCATATTCTGGCCTGGATCTTGCTTTAACAGACGGCAACACAGACCTGCGCCTGTTTGGCAAGCCTGAAGGCTTCAAACGACGTCGTATGGGTGTAGCAACAGCGCGTGCTGAAACAACGGATCAGGCACGTGAACTTGCGCAACAGGTGGCTCAACAAGTCAGTGTTAACCAAAACTAA
- a CDS encoding glutathione peroxidase codes for MTSIYQFEAELLDGKTKQFADYEGKVLLIVNTASKCGFTPQFAGLEKLYAKYKDRGLEVLGFPCNQFGGQDPGSNEQIGAYCQKNYGVTFPMFSKIDVKGPEAHAIFRYLTNNSKGILGNGIKWNFTKFLIGRDGKVLNRFAPTTKPEDLEAEIEKAL; via the coding sequence ATGACCAGCATATATCAGTTTGAAGCTGAATTGTTAGATGGAAAAACCAAGCAATTTGCAGACTATGAAGGAAAGGTGTTGCTAATCGTAAACACCGCGAGTAAGTGCGGTTTTACACCACAGTTTGCCGGCCTGGAAAAGCTCTATGCAAAATATAAAGACCGTGGTCTGGAGGTTTTAGGCTTTCCTTGTAACCAGTTTGGCGGACAGGATCCGGGCAGTAATGAGCAAATTGGTGCATATTGCCAGAAGAACTATGGAGTGACATTTCCGATGTTTTCCAAGATCGATGTCAAAGGCCCTGAAGCACATGCGATTTTCCGTTATCTGACCAATAATTCTAAAGGTATTCTGGGTAATGGTATTAAATGGAACTTTACCAAGTTCCTGATTGGGCGTGATGGTAAAGTCCTGAATCGTTTTGCTCCAACCACCAAGCCAGAAGACCTGGAAGCTGAGATCGAAAAAGCGCTATAA
- a CDS encoding energy transducer TonB, with product MPSRILGQSLLLSACIGLFLSSAYAQDEKTRQLLKRLKQPVPAYQPPTVKNAVPPHLLTKHGYEVSWLKAPYLRFNDAELQRAKTAIVKMTVIANTGQITDVQIIQSSGLRVVDAKIKEAVVAAKLEPIKGVDRNLVYSLEHEIEIKNPL from the coding sequence ATGCCATCCAGAATCCTTGGTCAGAGCCTGCTACTCAGTGCATGTATTGGGCTGTTTTTATCTTCTGCTTATGCACAGGATGAAAAGACCCGGCAATTACTAAAAAGGCTGAAGCAGCCTGTTCCAGCTTATCAGCCGCCTACAGTCAAGAATGCTGTTCCGCCACATTTGCTGACGAAGCATGGCTATGAAGTCAGCTGGCTAAAAGCCCCCTATCTGAGATTTAACGATGCAGAACTGCAACGTGCCAAGACAGCAATCGTGAAAATGACGGTCATTGCCAATACAGGGCAGATTACCGATGTTCAGATCATTCAGAGTTCTGGCTTAAGAGTTGTCGATGCCAAAATTAAAGAAGCGGTGGTGGCTGCCAAACTGGAGCCGATTAAGGGTGTAGATCGTAATCTGGTTTATAGTCTGGAACATGAGATTGAAATAAAAAATCCACTGTAA
- the glnD gene encoding [protein-PII] uridylyltransferase: MINTLPLLNYTKSNHDIKAINEWRSDVEHQLQNCFENGESIRDIILSRSNLIDEALQFLWKHAELDQTDLGLFAVGGYGRREMLPYSDVDIMILSEDEITSEQEQLISTFISSLWDVGNFKPGISVRTINECVNQASSDLTVATTLIEARLITGNESLAKWPRRIVSQSWTDKTFFDAKMEEQHKRYAQHNNTESNLEPDIKNAPGGIRDINQIGWIAKRHFRVNRIYDLVHLGFISEFELGVLEEAESFLWEIRHHLHRITKRDENRLLFDYQRDIAAKFGYVREEGQPQNYPIEQFMKRYYRNAQQVSTLNEMLLAYFNESVITPRLPNYERNIEEINQNFKLVDGKLAVQHHKIFSENPSAILEIFYLLANRPEIEGIRARTLRLLTLAAKRIDQDYRNNPIHQALFMAIIRSPHRLYETLVAMKRYGVLGNYIPAFGQIMGLMQYDLFHIYTVDAHTLLLLRNLNRFKEPEFAKEFPVVSSVFQRLARRDIVYLAALFHDIAKGRGGDHSELGATDAIAFCRTHGFTERECNLVAWLIQNHLLMSVTSQKKDISDPDVVREFAEKMGDMEHLDYLYTLTVADINATNPKLWNTWRASLMRQLYTHARDVIRSGLGRPVDYQMLIEDTKFAASELLVQDFSLYDVETIWQELGDDYFLKESPDEIAWHTRAILQHGDNSEPLVLMRPHRKYAQDAVQIFIYTQDKPNLFATTVAVLDRMDLDVQDARIITATKAFSLDTYVVLDRFGTLLTDPERELKVIDALKDALSHSDKYPGLMQRRIPRQLRHFDIENTVDISLNPVLNQNMVEIATLDQPGLLAKVGGLFMMRGLDIHSAKIATLGERAEDIFFVTKKNGMPLNPEESSEFATALKAALDEASHQVNSQHSH; encoded by the coding sequence ATGATCAATACCCTGCCATTGCTGAATTACACCAAAAGTAACCACGACATTAAGGCCATTAACGAATGGCGCAGTGATGTCGAGCACCAGCTGCAGAATTGTTTTGAAAATGGTGAGTCGATCCGTGACATTATTCTGAGCCGATCTAATCTGATTGATGAAGCATTGCAGTTCCTGTGGAAGCATGCTGAACTCGATCAGACCGATCTGGGGCTGTTTGCTGTCGGTGGCTACGGCCGCCGCGAAATGCTGCCCTATTCTGATGTCGACATTATGATCTTATCAGAAGATGAAATTACTTCTGAACAGGAACAGCTGATTTCGACCTTTATTTCATCCCTATGGGATGTTGGCAATTTCAAGCCGGGCATTAGCGTCCGCACCATTAATGAATGTGTCAATCAGGCCAGCAGTGACCTGACTGTAGCGACTACCCTGATTGAAGCCCGTCTGATTACCGGCAATGAAAGTCTGGCAAAATGGCCGCGTCGTATCGTGTCTCAATCCTGGACCGACAAGACCTTTTTTGATGCCAAAATGGAAGAGCAACATAAACGCTATGCTCAACATAACAATACAGAAAGTAATCTCGAACCGGACATTAAAAATGCTCCGGGTGGTATTCGCGATATTAACCAGATCGGCTGGATTGCCAAACGCCACTTCCGTGTAAACCGTATTTATGATCTGGTACATCTTGGTTTTATTTCAGAATTTGAACTGGGAGTTTTAGAAGAAGCCGAAAGCTTCCTCTGGGAAATCCGTCACCATCTGCATCGCATTACCAAACGCGATGAAAACCGCCTGTTATTCGACTATCAACGTGATATCGCTGCGAAGTTTGGCTATGTACGCGAAGAAGGTCAGCCGCAGAATTATCCGATTGAACAGTTCATGAAGCGTTATTACCGCAATGCCCAGCAGGTATCAACGCTGAATGAAATGCTATTGGCCTATTTTAATGAATCGGTGATTACCCCGCGTCTGCCAAATTATGAACGCAACATCGAAGAAATTAACCAGAACTTTAAACTGGTTGATGGCAAACTTGCGGTACAGCACCATAAAATTTTCTCGGAAAATCCAAGCGCGATTCTTGAAATCTTTTATCTACTGGCAAACCGTCCAGAGATTGAAGGCATCCGTGCCCGTACCTTACGTCTGTTAACGCTTGCGGCAAAACGCATTGATCAGGACTATCGTAATAACCCCATTCACCAAGCGCTGTTTATGGCGATTATCCGCTCACCACATCGTTTATATGAAACCTTGGTGGCAATGAAACGCTACGGCGTACTGGGCAACTATATTCCGGCCTTTGGCCAGATTATGGGGCTTATGCAATACGACCTGTTCCATATCTATACCGTAGATGCACATACCCTACTGCTATTGCGTAACCTGAACCGCTTTAAGGAACCTGAATTCGCCAAAGAATTCCCTGTAGTGAGTTCAGTGTTCCAGCGTCTGGCCCGTCGTGACATCGTCTATCTGGCTGCCTTATTCCATGACATTGCCAAAGGTCGTGGCGGTGACCACAGCGAACTTGGTGCGACCGATGCAATTGCATTCTGCCGCACGCATGGCTTTACCGAGCGTGAATGTAATCTGGTTGCATGGCTGATTCAGAACCACCTGCTCATGTCAGTGACTTCACAGAAAAAAGATATTTCTGATCCGGATGTAGTCCGTGAATTTGCAGAGAAAATGGGTGATATGGAGCATCTGGATTATCTGTATACCCTGACCGTAGCCGATATTAACGCCACTAATCCAAAACTGTGGAATACCTGGCGTGCATCTTTAATGCGTCAGCTATACACCCATGCACGTGATGTCATCCGTTCAGGTCTGGGACGTCCAGTGGATTATCAGATGCTGATTGAAGACACCAAGTTTGCTGCCAGCGAACTGCTGGTACAGGACTTCTCTTTGTATGATGTGGAAACCATCTGGCAGGAACTGGGTGATGACTACTTCCTGAAAGAGTCGCCAGATGAAATCGCCTGGCATACCCGTGCCATTTTGCAACATGGTGATAATTCTGAACCGCTGGTGCTAATGCGCCCACATCGTAAATATGCACAAGATGCAGTGCAGATCTTTATTTATACGCAAGATAAACCAAACCTGTTTGCCACCACAGTAGCCGTTCTGGACCGTATGGACCTGGATGTACAGGATGCGCGGATTATCACAGCCACCAAGGCGTTCAGCCTGGACACCTATGTCGTTCTTGACCGTTTCGGTACGCTGCTGACCGATCCGGAACGCGAGCTGAAAGTTATTGATGCACTTAAAGATGCCTTAAGCCATTCTGATAAATACCCGGGCCTGATGCAGCGCCGTATTCCACGTCAGCTTCGTCATTTTGATATTGAAAATACAGTAGATATCAGCCTCAACCCAGTTTTAAACCAGAATATGGTAGAAATCGCTACGCTCGACCAACCGGGTCTACTTGCTAAAGTCGGCGGATTATTTATGATGCGTGGTCTGGATATTCACTCTGCCAAAATTGCCACACTTGGCGAACGTGCCGAAGACATTTTCTTCGTCACCAAAAAAAATGGCATGCCGTTGAACCCTGAAGAATCTTCTGAATTTGCCACTGCTTTAAAAGCAGCGCTGGATGAAGCCTCTCATCAGGTCAACAGTCAACACTCACATTAA
- the msrB gene encoding peptide-methionine (R)-S-oxide reductase MsrB has product MGKLNKSDREWQRELSPEEFRITRQKGTEPAFTGKYWNTKQDGTYVCRCCGEPLFTSETKFDSGCGWPSFYKAINGSAIEEHLDTSHGMVRTEIVCHHCDAHLGHVFTDGPQPTGLRYCVNSASLELKTQEKNDEETYP; this is encoded by the coding sequence ATGGGAAAACTCAATAAATCAGACAGAGAGTGGCAAAGAGAGTTATCACCTGAAGAATTCCGTATTACACGTCAAAAAGGGACCGAGCCAGCATTTACTGGCAAATATTGGAACACTAAACAAGATGGTACTTATGTATGCCGTTGCTGTGGTGAACCTTTATTTACTTCAGAAACCAAATTTGACAGTGGTTGTGGTTGGCCAAGCTTCTATAAGGCGATCAATGGCTCTGCAATTGAAGAGCATTTAGATACATCTCATGGTATGGTCAGAACAGAAATTGTTTGTCACCATTGTGATGCACATTTAGGGCATGTTTTCACTGACGGACCACAACCAACAGGTTTACGTTACTGTGTGAACTCCGCTTCATTAGAATTAAAAACACAAGAAAAAAATGATGAGGAAACTTATCCATGA